From a region of the Hyalangium minutum genome:
- the ribA gene encoding GTP cyclohydrolase II → MSDTRPPQVLPSRKPLQNLERYSEADIPTERGEMKTVVFRDRRNGREHVALVVGQVAGKEGVPVRVHSECLTSEVFGSLKCDCRQQLDRALDFVTQAGVGVVLYLRQEGRGIGLGNKIKAYALQAKGYDTYEANRQLGFADDLRSYDIAAEMLRSLDVRSVDLITNNPLKIAGLVEEGIPVRRRIPSRTEHNPHNVGYLKTKRERTGHLIELFAEEEDSEAKAG, encoded by the coding sequence ATGTCCGACACGCGTCCACCTCAAGTCCTCCCCTCGCGAAAGCCGCTCCAGAACCTGGAGCGGTACTCCGAGGCGGACATCCCGACAGAGCGGGGGGAGATGAAGACGGTGGTCTTCCGCGACCGGCGTAACGGGCGGGAGCACGTCGCGCTGGTCGTCGGGCAGGTGGCCGGCAAGGAAGGCGTCCCCGTCCGGGTTCACTCCGAGTGCCTGACCTCCGAAGTTTTCGGCAGCCTCAAGTGCGACTGCCGCCAGCAGCTGGACCGGGCCCTGGACTTCGTCACCCAGGCGGGGGTGGGGGTCGTCCTGTACCTGCGTCAGGAGGGCCGGGGGATCGGCCTGGGCAACAAGATCAAGGCCTACGCGCTCCAGGCCAAGGGGTACGACACCTACGAGGCCAATCGGCAATTGGGTTTCGCGGACGATCTTCGCAGCTATGATATTGCAGCGGAGATGCTCCGGTCCCTGGATGTGCGGTCCGTGGACCTGATCACGAACAATCCGTTGAAGATCGCGGGGCTGGTGGAGGAAGGCATTCCTGTACGGCGTCGAATCCCTTCCCGGACCGAGCACAATCCGCATAACGTCGGATACCTGAAGACCAAGCGCGAGCGCACGGGGCACCTGATTGAGCTCTTCGCCGAGGAAGAAGACAGCGAAGCAAAAGCCGGCTGA
- the glp gene encoding gephyrin-like molybdotransferase Glp produces MSAGSELLPVEDARARALALATPLPPEWVRLEEALGRALGAELIAQRTLPPWDNSAMDGYAVRSADLTGPLPVRLAVGETIHAGSTPRIEVRPGTCARIMTGAPLPPGADAVVMQERTQPVQSPEGPSVEILEAVSASNFVRPRGEDARAGTPLLTQGTPLGIPELGLIIAQGMMTVPVPRRPRVAILSTGDELCRADEAPEGRIVDTNAPSLALAVMRAGGLPTLLGIARDTQEEVSARLADAQSFDVVISSAGVSVGEKDFVKAALQEQGVELNFWRVAIKPGKPLVVGRRGGTLYFGLPGNPTSSLVTFELFVRPVLRRLQGHVDVEPPRVPGRLDGELRKAPGLAHYIRVAASWRDGELWARPLATQTSGALRSAASATHLLHFPQESNSLAHGVNVALLPVSWTA; encoded by the coding sequence ATGAGCGCTGGATCCGAGTTGCTACCGGTCGAGGACGCGCGAGCCCGAGCGCTCGCCCTGGCCACCCCTCTTCCCCCAGAGTGGGTACGTCTGGAGGAGGCCCTCGGGCGGGCGCTGGGCGCGGAGCTCATTGCGCAGCGGACGCTGCCGCCGTGGGACAACTCGGCCATGGACGGTTACGCGGTGCGCAGTGCCGACCTCACCGGCCCCCTGCCCGTCCGGCTCGCTGTAGGAGAGACAATCCACGCGGGGAGTACGCCTCGCATCGAGGTGCGCCCCGGCACCTGCGCCCGGATCATGACGGGCGCGCCGCTGCCTCCGGGGGCGGACGCGGTGGTGATGCAGGAGCGCACCCAGCCCGTCCAAAGCCCCGAGGGTCCCTCCGTGGAGATCCTCGAGGCCGTGTCGGCGAGCAACTTCGTCCGTCCTCGAGGCGAGGACGCCCGAGCCGGAACTCCCCTGCTGACCCAGGGTACGCCGCTGGGCATCCCGGAGCTGGGACTGATCATCGCCCAGGGAATGATGACGGTGCCCGTGCCCCGCCGCCCCCGGGTGGCCATCCTCTCCACGGGCGACGAGCTGTGCCGGGCCGACGAGGCTCCCGAGGGCCGGATCGTCGACACCAATGCTCCCTCGCTGGCGCTGGCGGTGATGCGGGCCGGGGGCCTGCCGACGCTGCTGGGCATCGCCCGGGACACCCAGGAGGAGGTGTCCGCACGGCTGGCGGACGCCCAGAGCTTCGACGTGGTGATCAGCAGCGCGGGCGTCTCCGTGGGCGAGAAGGACTTCGTGAAGGCCGCCCTCCAGGAGCAGGGGGTGGAGCTGAACTTCTGGCGCGTGGCCATCAAGCCCGGCAAGCCGCTGGTCGTGGGCCGGCGCGGCGGCACCCTCTACTTCGGACTGCCCGGTAACCCGACCTCCTCGCTGGTCACCTTCGAGCTGTTCGTCCGCCCGGTGCTCCGGCGCCTGCAGGGGCACGTGGACGTGGAGCCGCCGCGGGTGCCCGGCCGGCTCGATGGCGAGCTGCGCAAGGCTCCTGGGCTGGCACACTACATCCGTGTAGCGGCGTCATGGCGGGACGGCGAGCTGTGGGCCCGGCCGCTCGCCACCCAGACGTCCGGAGCCTTGCGCTCGGCCGCTTCGGCGACCCACCTGCTACACTTCCCGCAGGAGTCCAACAGCCTGGCTCATGGAGTGAATGTGGCCCTCTTGCCTGTTTCGTGGACGGCCTGA
- a CDS encoding protease inhibitor I42 family protein — translation MAKPKSGAKKATPAAKKDKAARLELLKNASERVAKAATKVAKAVKEKVAEVAKGKAPAKAASKAPKGATPKSAEAKSEAKAEPKSEAKAEPKTEAKAKTAKAEAAPKAEKAEKAEKAEKAETPKAAKGATGKGKAAAAAPAAPPLEKPRPRATKLPPVGSSLTKREMEQLLSAGEGRGVYGEGSLKGRLAVTDGMPYLVVVGRDKRELTFLLQGPDQEVLPAYMDHKVSVSGLIRKTTNYGGTVDVRKYSAKKPEAEAPSAPVETEAKLRYLSPGETSMVTNAGMGAGIKGFASLRGSLEMTGEDFVLVVSNGGTRQQVSFILEGKGTKGMRKYVGQQLFLTGVVEKSSGWGGKVVVENFEPRPTEARVSREDMEIVHVEGEVPTSVDVRLNHGLTVRLQEQPGFTWAIEPTAAKRVGLREARFEPGEGNAGTREFFFTPRNPGTSELEFFLAKAFTPGAVERSFKITVTVKP, via the coding sequence ATGGCCAAGCCCAAGTCTGGGGCCAAGAAGGCGACGCCCGCTGCCAAGAAGGACAAGGCGGCGCGGCTGGAGCTGTTGAAGAACGCGAGCGAGCGGGTGGCGAAAGCGGCGACGAAGGTGGCCAAGGCCGTGAAGGAGAAGGTGGCGGAAGTGGCGAAGGGGAAGGCTCCGGCGAAGGCTGCGTCCAAGGCGCCCAAGGGAGCCACGCCCAAGTCCGCGGAGGCCAAGTCTGAGGCGAAGGCCGAGCCCAAGTCTGAGGCGAAGGCCGAGCCCAAGACGGAGGCCAAGGCAAAGACTGCCAAGGCGGAGGCCGCTCCCAAGGCTGAGAAGGCCGAGAAGGCTGAGAAGGCTGAGAAGGCCGAGACCCCCAAGGCGGCCAAGGGCGCCACGGGCAAGGGCAAGGCGGCGGCGGCGGCTCCGGCGGCTCCGCCCCTAGAGAAGCCCCGTCCCCGCGCCACCAAGCTTCCTCCCGTGGGCAGCTCGTTGACCAAGCGCGAGATGGAGCAGCTGCTGTCCGCGGGCGAGGGCCGCGGCGTGTACGGCGAGGGCAGCCTCAAGGGCCGGCTCGCCGTGACGGACGGCATGCCGTACCTGGTGGTGGTGGGCCGGGACAAGCGCGAGCTGACCTTCCTGCTGCAGGGCCCGGATCAGGAAGTGCTCCCTGCGTACATGGACCACAAGGTCTCCGTGAGCGGGCTGATCCGCAAGACGACGAACTACGGCGGCACGGTGGACGTGCGGAAGTACTCGGCGAAGAAGCCCGAGGCCGAGGCGCCTTCGGCTCCGGTGGAGACCGAGGCCAAGCTGCGCTACCTGTCCCCGGGCGAGACGTCCATGGTGACCAACGCCGGCATGGGCGCGGGCATCAAGGGCTTTGCGTCGCTGCGCGGCAGCCTGGAGATGACGGGCGAGGACTTCGTGCTCGTGGTCTCCAACGGTGGTACCCGGCAGCAGGTGTCCTTCATCCTCGAGGGCAAGGGCACCAAGGGGATGCGCAAGTACGTGGGCCAGCAGCTGTTCCTCACCGGCGTGGTGGAGAAGTCCTCCGGCTGGGGCGGCAAAGTGGTGGTCGAGAACTTCGAGCCCCGTCCCACCGAGGCCCGCGTCTCGCGCGAGGACATGGAGATCGTCCACGTGGAGGGCGAGGTGCCCACGTCGGTGGATGTCAGGCTGAACCACGGCCTCACCGTCCGGCTGCAGGAGCAACCCGGCTTCACGTGGGCCATCGAGCCCACTGCCGCCAAGCGCGTAGGCCTGCGCGAGGCACGGTTCGAGCCGGGCGAGGGCAACGCGGGAACGCGCGAGTTCTTCTTCACGCCGCGCAACCCTGGCACCTCGGAGCTCGAGTTCTTCCTCGCCAAGGCCTTTACTCCGGGCGCCGTCGAGCGCTCGTTCAAGATCACCGTCACGGTCAAGCCCTGA
- the rnr gene encoding ribonuclease R: MNPTPEQLKQILADADHPLGVKELLRLAGLHPGHQTWLKRILRELVRQGGIIKEGKRFLLEPVPGGRSSDGEAEPSRRKGRKGPIPTRPESVQLEGILHVHRDGYGFVHPLSGDGENVFLPPAEAARALDNDRVVVEVGGRPGRLEGHLVRVVQRRRELVVGTYRELGGRHAVVEPSDSSMQGPIRVPNTQMARDGDLVKVRLGVGSRMLGPGEGLFGEVAGSLGRPGDPSVEVLSIAYGQGFSDEFPPEVMDEADRVGPAVSEDEGRGEERRDLRTMPLITIDGEDARDFDDAVYAEPYGTGWRLVVAIADVTHYVREGQPLDVEALRRATSVYLPDRVLPMLPERLSNGICSLRPEEDRLCMVADMVFDARAQLRSSELYPGVMRSVARCTYNEVQDVLDGKDVPHRNALRPLFERLLAVSRALRAMRKERGAIDFDLPEHKVVMGEDGLPERMEKRERKESHRLIEECMLAANEAVAKFFQDEGLPTVYRFHGEPDEQKLTAFAALAQAYGFKMRFEDGISSKELDAFISQLEGHPEQRALNQLLLRSMMQAVYSASRVGHYGLAAEHYLHFTSPIRRYPDLLVHRLLKAHWVRKGKKRSQAALEREEAQLEDMAVQSSERERAAMQVEREVVSFYATLMMQDRVGEEFDATVSGLTEFGCFVELDTEHVEGLVKTESLGFGGKLDKTLHALVFPDGRRVRVGQKCRVRLASVSPERRQMDFEPLEIEGRPVSRSERPMRPGRAGWRPTPRFEEAEPAFGVVERGAAARRGRGQDISQEAPQAEERRRRFVREGQREEVAPSKADRKRWAAHGSTERDAESRRPSPRAEAPEQVEGTPRRRFVVRPQVREEPEARDERPETSWRPEPHPIPEGDPLAAFMADAPPLAPPPVDRLRALAARSGRKPGERLQAEPPGRRLEHSKPESRDLRPTHKDVPGGKKTSRAAPAGKRKNAHGGGKPPKSGGKFKPGRRKR; encoded by the coding sequence GTGAATCCTACTCCTGAGCAACTGAAGCAAATCCTCGCCGACGCCGACCACCCCCTGGGGGTCAAGGAACTCCTGAGGCTGGCGGGGCTGCACCCCGGACATCAAACCTGGCTCAAGCGCATCCTGCGCGAGCTGGTTCGCCAGGGCGGTATCATCAAGGAGGGCAAGCGCTTCCTCCTCGAGCCGGTCCCGGGCGGCCGCTCCTCCGATGGGGAGGCCGAACCTTCCCGCCGCAAGGGGCGTAAGGGCCCCATCCCCACCCGGCCCGAGAGCGTCCAGCTGGAGGGCATCCTCCATGTCCACAGGGATGGCTATGGCTTCGTCCACCCGCTGAGCGGTGACGGCGAGAACGTCTTCCTTCCCCCGGCCGAGGCCGCACGGGCGCTCGACAACGATCGGGTGGTGGTGGAGGTGGGCGGGCGGCCGGGGCGGCTGGAAGGCCACCTGGTGCGGGTGGTGCAGCGCCGCCGCGAGCTGGTGGTGGGCACGTACCGCGAGCTGGGCGGGCGGCACGCCGTCGTGGAGCCGAGCGACTCCAGCATGCAGGGCCCCATCCGCGTCCCGAACACCCAGATGGCCCGGGATGGAGACCTGGTGAAGGTCCGCCTGGGCGTGGGCAGCCGGATGCTCGGGCCGGGCGAGGGCCTCTTTGGCGAGGTGGCGGGCTCATTGGGCCGGCCCGGGGATCCGAGCGTGGAGGTGCTCTCCATCGCCTACGGCCAGGGCTTCAGCGACGAGTTCCCGCCCGAGGTGATGGACGAGGCGGACCGCGTGGGGCCCGCGGTCTCCGAGGACGAGGGGCGCGGCGAGGAGCGGCGGGATCTGCGCACGATGCCGTTGATCACCATCGATGGCGAGGACGCGCGGGACTTCGACGACGCGGTGTACGCCGAGCCTTATGGGACTGGCTGGCGATTGGTGGTGGCCATCGCGGATGTGACGCACTACGTGCGCGAGGGCCAGCCGCTCGATGTCGAGGCATTGCGCCGGGCCACCTCGGTGTACCTGCCGGATCGCGTGCTGCCCATGCTCCCGGAGCGCCTGAGCAACGGCATCTGCTCGCTGAGGCCCGAGGAGGACCGGCTGTGCATGGTGGCGGACATGGTGTTCGACGCCCGTGCCCAACTGCGCTCCTCTGAGCTGTACCCGGGCGTCATGCGCAGCGTGGCCCGCTGCACGTACAACGAGGTGCAGGACGTCCTGGACGGCAAGGACGTGCCCCACCGCAATGCCCTGCGCCCGCTCTTCGAGCGGCTGCTGGCCGTGTCCCGCGCGCTGCGAGCCATGCGCAAGGAGCGGGGCGCCATCGACTTCGACTTGCCCGAGCACAAGGTGGTCATGGGCGAGGACGGCCTCCCCGAGCGCATGGAGAAGCGCGAGCGCAAGGAGAGCCACCGCCTCATCGAGGAGTGCATGCTGGCCGCCAACGAGGCGGTGGCGAAGTTCTTCCAGGACGAGGGTCTGCCCACCGTCTACCGCTTCCACGGCGAGCCGGACGAGCAGAAGCTGACCGCCTTCGCCGCGCTGGCCCAGGCGTACGGCTTCAAGATGCGCTTCGAGGACGGCATCTCCTCCAAGGAACTGGATGCCTTCATCAGCCAGCTCGAGGGCCACCCCGAGCAGCGCGCGCTGAACCAGTTGCTGCTGCGGTCGATGATGCAGGCGGTGTACTCGGCCTCGCGGGTGGGGCACTACGGCTTGGCGGCGGAGCACTACCTGCACTTCACCTCGCCCATCCGCCGCTACCCAGACCTGCTGGTGCACCGGCTGCTCAAGGCGCACTGGGTGCGGAAGGGCAAGAAGCGCTCCCAGGCCGCGCTGGAGCGCGAAGAGGCCCAGCTGGAGGACATGGCCGTGCAGAGCTCCGAGCGCGAGCGCGCTGCCATGCAGGTGGAGCGCGAGGTCGTCTCCTTCTACGCCACATTGATGATGCAGGACCGGGTGGGCGAGGAATTCGACGCCACCGTGTCCGGCCTCACCGAGTTCGGCTGCTTCGTGGAGCTGGACACCGAGCACGTGGAGGGGCTGGTCAAGACCGAGTCGCTCGGGTTCGGCGGCAAGCTGGACAAGACGCTGCACGCGCTGGTGTTCCCGGACGGGCGGCGCGTGCGCGTGGGGCAGAAGTGCCGCGTGCGGCTGGCCTCGGTGAGCCCCGAGCGGCGGCAGATGGACTTCGAGCCATTGGAGATCGAGGGCAGGCCCGTGAGCCGCAGCGAGCGGCCCATGCGTCCAGGGCGGGCAGGGTGGCGGCCCACGCCTCGCTTCGAGGAGGCGGAGCCTGCGTTCGGCGTTGTCGAGCGGGGCGCCGCAGCCCGGCGTGGGCGCGGACAGGACATCTCGCAGGAAGCTCCCCAAGCCGAGGAGCGGCGCCGGCGCTTCGTTCGCGAGGGCCAGCGCGAGGAAGTGGCGCCGAGCAAGGCCGACCGCAAGCGCTGGGCGGCCCATGGGAGTACCGAGAGAGATGCGGAGTCTCGCAGGCCCTCTCCGAGAGCCGAGGCACCGGAGCAGGTGGAAGGCACGCCGCGCCGGCGCTTCGTCGTCCGCCCGCAGGTGAGGGAAGAGCCCGAAGCCCGGGACGAGCGGCCGGAGACGTCCTGGCGCCCGGAGCCGCATCCCATTCCCGAGGGAGATCCGCTCGCGGCCTTCATGGCGGATGCGCCACCGTTGGCACCGCCTCCGGTGGATCGCTTGCGCGCGCTCGCGGCCCGGAGCGGTCGCAAGCCGGGAGAGCGCCTCCAGGCGGAACCGCCCGGGCGCCGGTTGGAGCATTCTAAGCCAGAGTCCCGTGATCTGCGGCCCACGCACAAGGACGTGCCCGGCGGCAAGAAGACGAGCCGGGCCGCACCCGCGGGAAAGCGGAAGAACGCCCACGGCGGAGGCAAGCCGCCCAAGTCCGGCGGCAAGTTCAAGCCCGGCCGCCGGAAGCGCTGA